CTGCCAGCTCTCTGAAACCATCAGGACTTGGTATATTTACAGGGATAGAATTAAGCACAATATGGGCTTTGGTGATTATCAATTGCAGGATCTGCTGTGATGGAATAAAGATATTAGCCTTAAACGCAGGAGCTTCTTTTGTTACCCTAAATGGATTGATGAGGGTATTTATACGGTTGCTGATCTGGATCGGGGCTATAATTTTTTGTTAAGACATTTGAGGATATTGTGATCGagcagtttaatatccccatCAAACATATGAGAATGTATAATTCCCTTATGAATGGTATCCTTCTTGACTGGTTCTACAATCCTCCTAATGTTGATGTGAACTATTTAACAGGTTAAAAATTATATACtaattctctgggttgataggatgaacaaatttatcCAGAGCAGCCAGTGCAAATAAACGTTGAAAACCCAGtacatctggccggattcgaaccggcgacattcgcagtggcggcaccatgatttttttcgggggatagggggcaaagtgaatttcatgggGGAAAATCGAtcggcaaattttgtgcaaaattgccgcaaaaagtggaatttaAGTAATTTTGAACTTTTACCCCTGTGCAACCTTTGATCCTAGATAATCTCAAAATGCCCAAGTGGTGCCCACTCGTCAAATGTTTCATTAAGAatatgctgttgagattttacaaggagggcgccctctcatttctatgaaatccATAGCGcaattaggcgaacgtttacggtatagttTGATTGGTCAGTCTTGCGTTATTGGTGAAAATGTCAAAGGTTAACGATTTTGGGCTCACATTGGTCAAAACAGAAAATTTCCtgcaatttttttataaaaatgtatctCCAATTGTTTATCTAGATATAgaaataaaatgaataatttgcataatatatgataTCATCATGTTAGTAAGGAAACACAGCTAATGGGTATATACTAACCCATTTTGCTGTATTACCTATAGGAAACAAAATGTCTtacatagtgcaaactattctttttttggaTTGTTATAAGAAGACAAAATTTGACCCTTAATTGTGTAAACTTTGAACTATAGATATCTCGGAATGCCGAAAGGTACCCACCTGTTATATTCTTATTTTCTATAACCCAAACATCAacataaaagtaaaaacaaagttAATCATGCCTAACTTAACACTCACATTTCGACTATTTAGTGAATTTCTACAACAAacataaagaaaatattacatGACCACTTCCCCGTATTAAAGCTTCAAGAGTAGTTTTACCTGATTGCTTGCTGCAGCGGACTTCCATGATATTATTCCTCCGCGAAAATGAGATGATAGTAATTCGCACACGTTTGGGAAAGCAAGCAGGAAATTAGCAGCTCTGGAATACATCTTTAACATGTTAATATTCTGGTGACTCAATTATAACGAAGGAAGACGCTCGAATGCTCCGATGCCAAAATATTTATGTGATATTCCATGTGCTAAACATTTTCTTTCTCCTCCCCTGTCGAAACACATGTACATGTGAGACGGGTTGATCACATGCCTATTATTTTGACCAATTTAATCGTAGCCCAGAAGTTCGTCTCCTCCCCGCGACACTGTACAGTACAAGTGGAAGTATAAAGTAAAAGTAAGTCAATTAAAGTCTAGACTCTAGAAACACCTAATTTAATTATCATGCAAATAATTATGCATAGATCATGAAGTTTTAATCAACATGGTTCTAACATCATTTGGCAGTATTTGTATACATATAATTTGATTTCATGAGATTTGGAAATACAGTTTTCTTTTGTGATCTGCAAATATTACGCGGTACAATTAACCCGAGTGATTAAAGATTATTGCAATGTATTGTTTTCAATGTGTTTCTTGCAAAAAATACCCGATTCGGCGATTGTATTGGTTTTTCTTTTGTTACAGCCTACATAAGAACTGTATCATGCATGTCCAAAACCGCATATTCTGGCCATTTCAGTATAGTCTTTCCTTTTCTATCTCTTTGTTATTTTTCAGGTTTGTTCAGGACATAGCCTACGTACCAATTATTTCACCATCGTTAGGTTTAAAACAATTGGCAAAGAAAAATCCCGCGATATCTCTCCCTGCGATTATAGTTGTTTCTTGTTCTTATCAGTGGGGTATAGAtagacttttttttttggggggaacaTTCAAGGGGAAAATTGGACGAAAATGTTTAAGACCTTGAATATAAAGGCGACCAGCATCCCATGGCCCCCTTTGCTACGCCACTTGTTCTTGTTCAACGAAGGGAGTTTCCCCTACGTTAATTCTTACGTCAGCTGTCATGATTATAAGCTGACGTAAATCAAACAATTTGAGACTTATTACTGGATCCACGTATCAAATTGTCAATAGTGTTGTCAAATACACTATCTCTATTTTGACACGCTATTACAAGTTACAACACGATTGTATTTATGATGATATTAAAAATTAAACATTAAGGCGGTGATTACTAATGTTTATCGGCAAGTCAGTGAGAAAATTACACCTGGAAATTGATTATAAAGTGGTGTTGAGTACATTTAATCTATtcttttcatgtcaaaattttatgtgaaatttgctCCGCACCTTTTAACTCCGGAAGACAATAATTTACacgagttaccatggttacgaggTGGTATCTATACAAACTGTAGCACCGTCGtggattttgcatttgaatatagcGCCATACCAATCAATACACTACACGCATggtaagtgaaaccgtgtgcagctacaaaatggttggttttattaaaatgagtataactcGGGTTTGGTGTGAGtaaattctttttttaatttagacgttcagaatctTCTCTtctcaatgatattttcatttacacgagtttatttcttttttgaatCAGCATGTACATATCTGTTTGACCCCGCAGgaaaacctcatttgaacccaACTCGCTCAGTCAGTGTTGTCGATACCCTCAGATTAATAAgtaaacagattggaattttccatgcctgtgccctctaagtgtacacgaattcagctgacgccggtacatagttcagacctggcgacatcgcgcgaagtttcttttgtgtacgctcgcgctatttgcgctatttttgagtttgctcacgcggcacctgacttagcgtcgatccccatggGCAACATGCCAAATTTCCACGATATCTCGATACTTTACAAGCAGTGAAAGAAGTACAAAGGCGTGGCAAATCAACAATTGACCTCCCAGTCCCAGCTACATTTAGCCAACGGAGAGACACTTCATTAATAAACCATCAAATACTTATTGATGTATGTTGCTCCATCAACTCGTAAAGAAAATATACTTTCAAACCAAAACCGGGATCTAaagttaaatattcatatgaagagTCTATGAAGCCGTGGTAAACGATCTTATGTTATAAAATGAACTAGCAAAATTTGGCGCTTTAACCGCAGTGTTGGCAAAATTGTACTCTATTGTCAATGATATCTATACCTTTTGTTCTGGATCGATGAAGTTACAAGTTGTGAATATAACGTACAATGTATGCTCTTGTAAGCCTATACATTAATATGTGAATGTTATTTTTATAGGCGTATGAATAGAAATACCAGCAGAGATAGAAAACGGCCGAACATATTTCAGATGAAATAACAGAATAAACAATAGCCCATAACAACCTCTGCATTCAAGTCCCATTAGgtaaaaaatgcaacatttttggGGTATATTCTGTTTCAAAACTATCGCCATGATCAACGGCTTCATCAAGACTTGCACTTCTAAAATCATTTGGCAAAAGTGACTCTCATGGATGTTTTTGAGCAAAAAACGTGCATATCTTGTAAAATATATCTACTTATTGACCATTAATCCTAAAAAAGATTGCTGGATAAGTAaatcaataattatattttgttgattGTACTTGATTGTATGTTTAAGAAAAACCAACCATCCtctacttttcattaaagattttgTTAAATCAAACAAACAGTGTATGAAGTTGTGCATTATGAAGTGAAATCGGGTGTAAGGTGATTTTGACCTTGAAACCTGATTCTTTCCGACTCGTGTAACAAAATGGAACATTAAGCAGCAAGCGAGAAATAATAGTTGTTATTTCATCACTGTTCATGTCTATGTGCAGGAAAAAAAATAGGTTCAGTTCAGTTTAGTCCAGTTTTATTTTATCcaaacatcataaaaatacaaacaacattcggttattccacttgaaatacatacacccctctatggaagacatgactcacATACAGGGTGCTAcatgggatgtagatttcaaatggagtcacccatacaggtaaccataatttgaaatttacactccctttgtggaagattaaggtcatgtcttctaaatGGGTATGTGGATTTTAATTTTATTGGAAAATACTAATACTTTACTAATATGCAATATAAATTAATTAGTAGATATGTAAGGTTCATGGTTCAAAGTATACATGACGAAATACATACTAGTACGATGGATAAAGAGACGACACTGCTAAACGCTGAGTAAGAGATCTAGTGCTCTCGGcctaaaattacaaataaataataatatggaATTAACTTTATGTACTCTACAGGTACACACATCAGGTGCCATAAATAAGGGCGCCGATAAATTTGTACCCTCAAATAACCCAATTATATAATAAGTCCAAgaatcattttctcaaaataaaaaacTGCTTGAATATTGATCGAAGCCTTCGAAGGTACGTTTTAAAAGACTGAAGTTTATGTTCCAAAGAATTGCAACATACACTTGAACTCAGGTGGTGTAAAGCCCAGGTTGGTGTTAGTATATGGGCAATACTGTTTTTTCAGCATGTCCCCTACTATAACTATAGAAATCTTCATTTAAGTTAAAATGATAATTCTTGTCCCGTAAACCAAATAGAAAGGAGACTATGGTGAAATTGATACATCCCAGActatcatcccagcaaacacaaaacgttttcgacatcattcgcaaaaggttataaaaggttataaatgtcgggttatataaagggtacattaatggtataaaacgttttcataacattaaatcacatttgttggtaatatactgcacagcaaacacaaatgtttaacagaaaacatttaaatgttgggttatataaaaaaaaaaaaaacgttttaataacattccaaaaacattttgaaaacttggtacaaatcattctaaacagaatgttattttggggttgaaaaatattttgcaaaaaatgtttgcccaaaatatttacaataacgtttttaaaatgttttcacgacatttaaatgttattaaaacgttatgtaaaaaaacattttaagaacatttctgtgtttgcttggtgcaaatattttaacataatgttatttaagtgttgacaaaatatttggccaaaaatgtttgcaaaaatagtttacaatgacatatcgaaaacattttaaaagtattgttgtagtgtgttttcatactaaacgttttaaaacgatttcatgacctttataattataacccgacattttaatgttattgaaacgtttttacctaaaccaaaacccaaaatataacttattcaaaacgttttaaaaacgtttttgtgtttgctgggatgtgtgTGTACTGAGTGCTATCTCCGAGACAATGGTGAAATTAATTCATCCTCGACGACCATTTATACAGAGTGCCACCTCCGGGTCGTGAGGGGTAGATTAACAACAACACCTGCTTtaaaatgcttattggacagcttatagaccttttcaaatcaagatcggaaaagcgcagtatttattcagtaagctaggggatCAAATTGGTGCACAATTAATCAAGCTGAATCACgtacccttttgagtgaaaatacaacgtttttagccaaaatcaacacgagtcatcacagagaaatattttctaaaggtattgaactaacggttccactatttggcacttcacaatgtgacagtaaaagaaagaaaaatgcaaatgtttgtcgtctgcggcacatttgatttggtcttcgtgtggtcttcgcaatataaatatcaatctcttgcacaagccatacccaacgcttgaccgtgtctttcacgcagatttgtgttcagacgtaaTAATTGCGTTTGCGTTAGCGTCGATGACCCGGAATTGTACAAATTGGAACAAACTTCGGAAAACTTTCGAAAAGGTTTATAACCGCTTTCACCGCTTTCCTAAAATTATTCGCCATCCGAGTGTTGAGATCTTTTTGGGACAACCTGGATTGTAGAAGTTCTCCATCAGCAAATTTTAGACACGCCCAGTCTGATTCCTTTCAATACTGGTAGGCAAATGACGATTGCATACTCTCATGTCTCGATGCCAGTTCCACACGCATTTATGCGATGATCCATTTTCACTGGAAGAATTCACGCACGCGGAAAAGTAATGGAGACACATAAAATCATCTGCTTTCCAGGAACAGTAATTATCTTTTTCATGGAATCCTTGGTGAATTGCTTCCATTGCACATTCCCTTTGACTCCGACCCGATTGGCATTGCAAGATCTGTAAATATTAAGTAAAAAATAAGAAAGAAGTTGACACATTATAAAGGATATGAAGGTCTTCTTAATTAAGTGTTTCTTGTTGGGGCATTAACGTTATAAAAGTGCCgaaattattttgtcttattaTTTATTCTCttttctaaccatgctaacaggcATGAAACGGGGAAAATCTGTCTAAATAACTGAAAGTAATATTGAGGTGTCTCTACTCTTTTCGAAATCAtatcgaaaggtttggctacaaaacgatactCTTTAGGCCCTATAAATGCATCTATGCACAAATTTCatctcgatacacctgagtacaCAAATTTGTCCAAGCACAGTGAGTTTAGCAATGCATCGGctctgtgtgagcttctagctgttgactagtggaaaatacggcatctgtgattggctTTGTCTAAACCTCGATagttccttcatccaatcagaaaagtttttgtATTGaccgaaagctaacactttccgtcaaaaacacttttttttcattacgtcaacagaagACGCAATTttatgtttatagcaaggcgaatgtggtaaatctgttgaaaacggccAATTCACGCAAATttttttgaccaagatgtaggttttaacAGTCAAAGTCAAACCCCGGTTGATCCTTGCTAattttttatgtcattaaatgaccAACTTCCTTCACCTGCTAATCTGAAACTGTGGGAGAAAACCAATCTTGGACTGTGCCAACTCTGCAACTACGGTAACTGTACCCTGCTCCACATCCTGAATTGTTGCAGCTACTCGCTTGAGAATGGAAGGTACAACTGGCGCCATGACCAAACACTAAGAACAATAGCATCAGGACTGGTACCATatatctgtatattgatgaagctaacaacagcaaaacaacagAGTATACTCCAGACTGCTTCCCTACCATTGCTTTCCGTACAGCTGATGGCACAACATACATGAACCCAGCTCCACGTACTCCAAAGACACAAGTAAAAAAACATCAAGAAGGCTAGAGACTGGACCTTCCTGATGGATGAGGAGCAAACACCAATAGTGTTCCCTCCAGAAATAGCAGAAACTGTCAAGCGGCCTGATATTACGATCTATTCAGCCACCACCAAACATGCAATCATCATAGAATTGTCAGTACCATCGGAGGAGAACCTATCCAATGCGTACGCcaggaaaatgtaaatatgaagacCTGGTAGCCGAATGTGAAAACAGAGGATGGACTGTGTTTTGCTTCCCAGTAGAAGTGGGAAACAGAGGCTTCTATAACACATCACTAACCAAGTGTTTAGCTGCCTTAGGAGTCTCAAAGGGGAAAAGAAAACCAATCCTAGACACTGCCTCCAAAACAGATCTGAGAACCCGCTACATCATCTGGCTATGCAGTAAATACAAAGGCATTCCGACAGATACGAGTTTATATCAACACCATCGATATGCACTGGTCCTAAGTCCACTGGTCCTAAggctggtcctaagtccagagaccccaGTGCACACTATACTGTGAAAATAGGCTTCGATGGTGACACCGTTGATGTTTTACCAACGActattcctcaacgacacttttcatagctatacactagtcctgcctgaTGCCTTacagagtttatgtttcgggtcaaattagtttgccctttgcaataaatgccactattttgcaagaacaattttccttgtaacctgtcattttcgccaatacttttgcgtgtggagtttgtgtacatacgggtaccttacatcgttgaacacggtatggcgacttgtatatagatgtcacgtgcgcatttataaaagcgcatttatatatatacccgaagtgcactggtaatggcacgtgcccggaggatttaaaccaacGAGATcagggcgaccaatcacaagcaagattcatttaaagatgcattacatcatgaccaatttttgtTAGGCCAAAAATTGGCCTAGCTTTACATAGAgacccgtgttaaaaatgttaaccgcaattcAAAGTAAGGGAAGCTAAcacacagagggagtacggtgactgaaaagatcagatgtgaaaatctatcaatttcacacaaattaatacaaatcagagttatATGCTTAAatttaatagccagagtatgcaaaatgggcaagtggactacggagaagtctatagtTGATGGGGTTAAGGAATAAAACGactataatatattttttgaattttgtcaATTGACCACTCCGTTCTTGAAATACAAATGTAATACGCATTTTGCGAatatacctcattttcaatccgttccacggagtcaaaacCAACCAATGACAAATAGACGCCTCAGTAATTGGCACCTATATTTTGAATTCGTGGAAAcgtttgaaaatgaggtagtttcgtaaaactctaatatttcatttaaaattaaaTAGTATGTGATAGCCGATTTATTCCTCACCCACATCAGTtatagttatgtttggtttgggCGTTAGTACCAAAGAGATATCCTTTTAACATTTATTAAgaaaatataacagaaaaatgtttaatttacaaATTGTAACAGAGTTGTCCCTAGTTGAACTGCTGTTGGTCGTAAATTATTCTAGCttgtttcttttcctttctttccttttttttagtttttttgatttttaacacaaatatttaaaatgaaagCAATGCGAAAAAAATTGCCAGAAAGCAATTATGCGCGCGCTACTGGAAACGAACCTTTTCTTTTTTTGCCTTATTCGCAATACGAAgcgcctccagcgtttgctgggggagaggtcaaaatacgcagtgAATAATGGGAAAATGTTGAAatcccgcgtaatacgaatacaacacaggaacataatgtcattgtctgtttaaatgtcaatataatgatgttacacgtGAATGCCCAGTAAAACAgtatttacaattatagtagatccattttctatttattgatcacacggaatccttcgtggagctgttttcaacattattattatcacactcgtgcgaaaatccaatggtggctagaacgtcgatgtcaaaaattggattaaaaaattGGAttagcaagagcaaccgctggcggcgcatcgtcatgatcgtattgtgaatcgccagACTTATATATCATGTAGCCTATAGCTTATCTCATATCATCTCACAAATTTAGTGGCCTGCCAGGTCAGCATTGTTGAATATTGACTAGCCCGATGCAAAATCTACAGGCGCGGTCCCACCGCTTAATAAATCCGACCCTGGGATATGGTCCCGGATATGGTCTTACCGAGCATTGACAATTTTGACGGTAAAATCCAAGGAGACCTTTCTCTTGATGTCGGGTAATATCACTCCAAAGACTGACCCAATGTGCTCCCATAATATTCAGTTGGCCTTCCAGCATACTCGTTCGTACTTCTTCACTTCTATCGTTATCCTTTACAACACTGTCTTTGTGTACGTGACCTGGAAAGAGGAAGAATGAGTTAtaagcagtggtgtagccaggactttttcagaggggaggGGTAAAGGGGGAACGGCAACTTTCAAGAGTGGAGggaatttggtcaaaaatgggctgacatatgaaaaggtttgactacaaaaacgatcctcttataaatgcatctacgtacagtttccacctcgatatacccgagcacacagatatttccaagctTAGCCAGTCTAGCCTCTACGCTACGCAGCCTGTGATTACACTACATAGtttagtgcatagcatcataagagctgtgtgagatctaatGGAAAGTAGATGAACTATTAAACTAGCCTTATGAACGCCATCATCATGGTTGAAATTAAAAACCAAAAGTATGAACAAAGGCATGTCTAATGTTATTTTTCCAGAGCCGGATATACCATTGAAGAATGAAGAATTTTCGAAGCTCGCTCATCCAATCTGGTCGTCACTATCCCTGCGTAGATTTACTGCCACACCATTATAATCAATCTCTTAagagtttttttttaaacaataacaatattatatCAATCGGCGCAACCATTACTTTTATCCAGTAAAATGATTATCTCGACCGAAAATTGTTTATATAGCCGGCTCTTTGATCTGAAGCCGATTTCACTGTTATCACATGGTTTGTATTCTTGCTACATACATATTACCTGTTCTAGTAGTCGTATTATAGGTCATAGTTTTGAAATGTATAACATACCTGTCATGATATAGATGAAATCCGAGTGTAAATTAAGTCCCCAAGAAAACACCTGGGCAATATCCCGCTCGGTCACGTACTGTTCTCCTTTAAACACTTTAATTACAGCGACAAGATACACTGTGGTAATCACCGCTGGTCCGGGCACGTAAACTATTTCAGAGACTTGGTCTGGTAACCTACCATCTCCGCTCATCTCAACTTCCAGATTCCATTTTAAACTTCGCGACCACAACTGCCAAAGTCTGTGATATTCCGCAATAGATTCAGTGGTCAGTGGACACGGTAGTTGAGGGAAATCATCTTCTTCCTCTTGCTGCTCCTCctcgaattgactttcattgtttGAGGCACTACTTAGTGTTTCGAAAATATAATCAGGTATTCCAGGAGGTAGTCCAGAGCGACGACGCTCTCTTATGTTGAGTTCTTCGCGGCAAGTTCTTCGAAGGTAATGGTCCGCACGATAGGATCTGAGTACTTTTCCACGAAAGGCTTGGgtttaataaaatgaaattagATAATATATTAATCACATTTGTAAATGCGTCATAACAACAATAATACACAAAACGAACATTTTACTGACGATGCATACTTTTCAAATAAggataaataattttcatttcaaaattttcagAGTCGCTCTTCGGCcatgaaaaaatacaatatatattGTCATGTTTTATCATGGGTAAGATCTTATATACTAGTATACTTCCATGATTAAGCATAAAGACAGTTATTACGTGTGGTTAGGAACTGACTGCGAAATGGTTGTCGACCGTTTACGGGACCGTTTATAATCAGCTCCGGAAAAGTGCCCAATGGAGATAATTCAACTATTGGACCGCTAAGCAAATGTTAGacgaaaacaaattcaaatcgtTGCGTATTTGATTTTATGAATCTcttcttttattttattgaaCCCCGTGACCAAACAGCACTGACCATACATTAAAATAATATGGACTCCTTTATTTACATTTCTTGTGGACCTTACCTGAAAGGTCTCTGACTGTCAAGGTCAGCCCTCATCTTGCATCATGAAGATGACACGACGTGTAAGTTACCTAACACCTGCCGATCTAAACACGGCTCATTTTCTATTACGATCCTCTCAGAATGCTTTAATGAATTACACTACTGCTGATCTGAACAGTTGCTTAACAGTAGGACTTAACAAGAGTTCACACTATGTGAAGTTATGCTTGAAAAGGGCTCGAGAATTATAGCCGACGTGACAAAAATAATGCACATATTTTAAGAACAGTAAATGATTCTAAAATAATTTCCGAGGTACGTCAAATCTAATTACTGAAAACCCCGCTGAATGTATTTTAAGCATAATTATTGTATTAATACTCAAGGAGGCAGCTTGCCAGGTCCTGATGGCAATTCAAGAGTGCATTCACAAATAGGTATATTATTATGGAACGTTGGTTACGCTGTTCTACATCGTTTTAAAAAGTATGATTGTAGTTTGATTGCCAAACGCAATTGTCCAAGGCGTGTTAGCTagatttttgttcaaatttgaaaacctgcacgatattgaaaatgaaagctttcaTTTAAGAtcatgctcggtacttgtaaatatcttttttgttaatgttgatataaatgttgcataaagaattattgcataaagaattccagctggcttaaaaatttctcacacacattaatgtttttggaatatttccaagaatttgtaatgcaaagtttgaatcttttaaatcttcaacattaatgttacatgcattgtatcaaaaatcacacgttcaGCTGAAAGCACTTGACCATTGTCATTctgggctcaaatgttctttggaaagttaaaatataacatatttgcacaacctaaagaattaaagtttgaaagcttccaattgcagaaaaaattaccgggcgaataaatttggacgtaagtcgggaaatagacatcaaaatccaaaaatcagCGTGTATCACATCCTATTCTGcctcttatacgctaattttactggaatcggttgactgattgcgaagaaatgagagaTTACATAACGCaagcgtcaattcacttcattccaaatttgaaataaagatcattcaacacaatgcgcactagtgattaactgtcaatgggtttcatattttgttcagtgaaatccttttcgttctttctaAACAATctatttcttgcaaaacatttaattaggttttgttcaaatttgaaaacctacacgatattgaaaatgaaagcttgcaagTAAGAtcatgctcggtacttgtaaatatcttttttctttaatgttgatataaatgttgcataaagaattattgcataaagaatttcaGCTGGCTCtaaaaaaatttctcacacacattaatgtttttggaatatttccaagatttgtaatgcaaagtttatatCTTTTAaatcttcaacattaatgttacatgcatggtatcaaaaatcacacgttaagctgtaagcacttgatcattgtcattctgggctcaaatgttctttggaaagttaaaatataacatatttgcacaacctaaagaattaaagttggaaagcttccaattgcagaaatcgaaGTTTTCTCGGACATACTGTTATAGTCATCTTCAGTGAGAGCATAAATAAcacaacaccgtcggattataaaatagataatgtggactaaatttaatgagatacacagaatttaggaagcggtgagcgagtatgaaaaaagcgactgttgatcaaacttggaatgaactgcattgatgcgtgcattatgtaatcgtttatttcttcacaaccagtcaaccgaatcaaataaaattttcgtatgtgatgcacaatcaaATAGGCTATGCcctacattttaaatgttttg
The Amphiura filiformis chromosome 3, Afil_fr2py, whole genome shotgun sequence DNA segment above includes these coding regions:
- the LOC140147676 gene encoding uncharacterized protein, which codes for MSVPSYLLAATSMLYLCSYVTITFACGPFSEFRRTPKHPQALYCEADFAFRGKVLRSYRADHYLRRTCREELNIRERRRSGLPPGIPDYIFETLSSASNNESQFEEEQQEEEDDFPQLPCPLTTESIAEYHRLWQLWSRSLKWNLEVEMSGDGRLPDQVSEIVYVPGPAVITTVYLVAVIKVFKGEQYVTERDIAQVFSWGLNLHSDFIYIMTGHVHKDSVVKDNDRSEEVRTSMLEGQLNIMGAHWVSLWSDITRHQEKGLLGFYRQNCQCSILQCQSGRSQRECAMEAIHQGFHEKDNYCSWKADDFMCLHYFSACVNSSSENGSSHKCVWNWHRDMRVCNRHLPTSIERNQTGRV